Proteins co-encoded in one Paracrocinitomix mangrovi genomic window:
- a CDS encoding Omp28-related outer membrane protein, with product MMKLLLTSITLLGTLSFAQITVPTTIKSFYGQVTATWCGFCGQDGKPATEDIITQAGNKAIYSDLHKSSTSALYSPTAEAIANEIGTAGQPIFTLNGINEGAYSATIVSEIVDSINNFYSTTAANVNTGFNWAVIGDSIYFQSTTEFFTAQNGNYYMAVYVQEDSIWEFQQNYGGTPGDIWHNNVLRTSMNGNFGELIADGSIASGTTVDKNYVMAVNGNWDPSKLELFVVIWNEVGGDYQFVNANDEAGTLSGNADMPGNELMEISIYPNPSKGQFTIKGPETGTINIYNTKGQIVERISKTSTTQFINLQQAPGTYIVELVNDKGVFRKRVVIG from the coding sequence ATGATGAAATTACTACTCACCTCAATCACTTTGTTGGGAACATTGTCTTTTGCACAAATTACGGTTCCTACCACTATAAAATCTTTTTATGGACAAGTAACCGCCACCTGGTGTGGTTTCTGCGGACAAGATGGTAAACCGGCAACGGAAGACATTATCACACAGGCCGGAAACAAAGCCATTTACTCAGATTTACATAAATCTTCTACCTCAGCTTTATATTCACCAACAGCCGAAGCCATAGCAAATGAAATAGGAACTGCAGGTCAACCTATTTTCACATTGAACGGAATTAATGAAGGTGCATATTCGGCGACTATTGTGAGTGAAATAGTTGACAGTATCAACAATTTTTACAGTACTACTGCAGCTAATGTAAATACAGGATTTAACTGGGCTGTTATTGGAGATTCCATTTATTTTCAGTCTACCACAGAGTTCTTCACAGCCCAAAACGGCAATTATTACATGGCTGTTTATGTGCAAGAAGATAGCATTTGGGAATTTCAGCAAAATTATGGAGGAACGCCCGGCGATATCTGGCACAATAACGTTTTGCGAACAAGTATGAACGGGAACTTTGGAGAATTGATAGCAGATGGTTCAATAGCAAGTGGCACAACTGTAGATAAAAATTATGTTATGGCCGTTAATGGAAATTGGGACCCTTCAAAATTGGAGTTATTTGTTGTGATTTGGAATGAAGTAGGTGGTGATTATCAATTTGTAAACGCCAATGATGAAGCGGGAACATTGAGCGGAAATGCAGATATGCCAGGAAATGAATTAATGGAGATCAGCATCTACCCTAACCCTTCAAAAGGACAATTTACAATTAAAGGGCCTGAAACCGGTACCATTAATATCTATAATACAAAAGGACAAATTGTTGAGCGTATAAGTAAAACTTCAACAACACAATTCATTAACTTGCAACAAGCTCCGGGAACCTATATTGTAGAATTGGTAAACGACAAGGGTGTATTTAGAAAGAGAGTTGTGATTGGTTAG
- a CDS encoding NYN domain-containing protein codes for MNKEIKLAVLIDGDNIPVKYVSEMMEEITKYGTPTIKRIYGDWTNPRLKKWKDALLEHAINPIQQYSYTIGKNATDSAMIIDAMDILYTNQVDGFCIVSSDSDFTKLATRIRESGKVVYGIGEKKTPDPFIVACDKFIYLEILQKSDNTNNQNANSKALSTITPNVIRLLKNSVQDCADEDGWAFLGDVGSIIIKKQPNFDPRNFGFEKLTPLFKSLKQFEIDLRDQGKGSGKTKLIFVRNK; via the coding sequence ATGAATAAAGAAATAAAGCTAGCTGTTTTAATTGACGGCGACAATATACCGGTTAAATATGTTTCAGAAATGATGGAGGAAATCACCAAATATGGTACACCTACTATCAAAAGAATTTATGGTGACTGGACCAATCCAAGACTTAAAAAATGGAAAGATGCACTATTGGAACATGCAATAAATCCCATACAGCAATACAGTTACACAATTGGCAAAAACGCAACGGATTCAGCCATGATCATTGATGCCATGGATATTTTATACACCAATCAGGTGGATGGATTTTGCATTGTATCCTCTGATAGTGACTTTACCAAACTGGCTACCAGAATTAGAGAATCCGGTAAAGTAGTATATGGTATAGGAGAAAAGAAAACTCCTGATCCGTTTATTGTTGCTTGTGATAAGTTTATTTATCTGGAAATTCTACAGAAATCTGACAATACAAATAATCAAAATGCAAATTCAAAAGCATTATCCACCATTACACCAAATGTGATTCGCTTACTTAAAAACTCTGTTCAGGATTGTGCAGATGAAGATGGTTGGGCGTTTTTGGGTGATGTAGGTTCGATAATAATTAAAAAACAACCCAATTTTGACCCAAGAAATTTTGGTTTTGAAAAACTAACCCCCTTGTTTAAATCCTTAAAACAATTTGAAATTGACTTACGCGATCAGGGGAAAGGGAGTGGAAAAACCAAGCTTATTTTTGTACGTAACAAATAA
- a CDS encoding FKBP-type peptidyl-prolyl cis-trans isomerase, with the protein MRNKLIYFFSLITFVACTLEGVDEDENNHDNDQITVNEVDSTDNSDEQQSSMLKADSINGVANEMVFQREDGLRIEWEIKKTERPIDLNDVVLVNYKARVAAGEQFDSNSELGEPVPLKSNIGVMLPGWEQGLVEMSEGDIGRIMIPAALAYGEDGYKTIVPPKADIIVDIEIVEKVEPIVLEDGVKVYKYKKVIDGAIPKKEQKITFDYFAFRKGKDPGMYDNSYQNATPFSFKFENDNVVEGLHIGMSVMKAGESAFIEIPAKVAYGKKGLIDHVPANTDIVYDVRVSTIE; encoded by the coding sequence ATGCGCAATAAATTGATTTATTTCTTTTCGCTTATAACATTCGTCGCTTGTACACTTGAAGGTGTAGATGAGGATGAAAATAACCATGATAATGATCAAATAACAGTCAATGAAGTTGATTCAACTGACAATTCTGATGAACAACAAAGCAGTATGCTCAAGGCTGACTCAATTAATGGAGTAGCTAATGAAATGGTTTTTCAAAGAGAAGATGGATTGCGTATTGAATGGGAAATTAAAAAAACTGAAAGACCTATTGATCTGAATGATGTTGTTCTTGTTAATTATAAAGCGCGTGTTGCAGCAGGCGAACAATTTGATTCAAACTCTGAATTGGGAGAACCGGTACCTTTAAAATCTAACATTGGTGTTATGCTGCCAGGTTGGGAACAAGGATTAGTAGAGATGAGCGAGGGTGACATAGGACGTATTATGATTCCGGCTGCTTTAGCTTACGGCGAAGATGGATACAAAACTATCGTTCCGCCTAAAGCGGATATCATAGTGGACATTGAAATAGTAGAAAAAGTTGAACCAATTGTATTAGAGGATGGTGTTAAAGTATACAAATACAAAAAAGTCATTGATGGTGCTATACCTAAAAAGGAGCAGAAAATAACATTTGATTATTTTGCCTTCAGAAAAGGTAAAGATCCGGGAATGTATGACAATTCATACCAAAATGCTACTCCTTTCAGTTTCAAATTTGAAAACGATAATGTTGTGGAAGGATTACACATTGGAATGTCTGTAATGAAAGCAGGTGAAAGTGCATTTATTGAAATACCGGCTAAAGTTGCTTACGGCAAAAAAGGATTAATTGATCACGTGCCTGCCAATACGGATATTGTATACGACGTAAGAGTATCTACCATTGAATAA
- a CDS encoding FKBP-type peptidyl-prolyl cis-trans isomerase, which translates to MIRTFVFIISIFLLSCKSEPEVQTPVNTGDWTQDESINMHNTFAGEENQEIEDFLSHRPDWKAKETGTGLRYFVYYKSENNDTARAGDFVTVDFEITLLDGTFCYSSEEKGAESFVVEKTDLEYGLHEGIKFMCTGDKAKFILPSHMAHGLIGDKDKIPPLMPTIYDITLVEIQKKDQK; encoded by the coding sequence ATGATTAGAACCTTTGTATTCATAATCTCTATTTTTTTATTGAGCTGCAAAAGTGAGCCAGAAGTTCAAACACCAGTTAATACCGGTGATTGGACGCAAGATGAATCAATTAATATGCACAACACCTTTGCCGGAGAAGAAAATCAAGAAATTGAAGACTTTTTGTCTCACCGCCCTGACTGGAAAGCAAAAGAGACCGGAACAGGATTGAGATACTTTGTTTATTATAAATCTGAAAACAACGATACAGCAAGAGCCGGAGACTTTGTAACGGTTGATTTTGAAATCACCTTATTAGACGGAACTTTTTGCTATTCATCTGAAGAGAAAGGAGCCGAGAGTTTTGTTGTTGAAAAAACAGATCTCGAATACGGTTTGCATGAAGGAATCAAATTCATGTGTACAGGTGACAAGGCTAAATTTATTTTACCATCACATATGGCTCATGGTTTAATTGGGGACAAAGACAAAATCCCTCCTTTAATGCCTACTATATATGACATTACTTTAGTAGAAATTCAAAAAAAAGACCAAAAATAG
- a CDS encoding DHH family phosphoesterase: MGIDSNKIQSLKDLLNQSANILITAHKSPDGDSVGSSLGLYHYLKVKGYNVNICHPDVAPDFLHWLIGHDEIYNLDDHKEKVTEIFANADLIFCLDYNSSSRIGQMEKLMNDATAKKVMVDHHRDPDENFCDLMFSDITSCSTSQLIYEIIAASGDENIVDPLIGTPLYAGIVTDTGSFRFSSTLPKTHLIAARLMEAGVRHWEVHEHIFDNNSLDRIRLVSYAMLNKLVILPEYKAAHISLGAKELESFNATKGDTEGLVNQALGIEGVKMAVFFKEDDGIVKISFRSKGAVPVSEMAKNHFNGGGHLNASGGKFVGKIEDAIDKFVTILPRFVDENKACFDD; the protein is encoded by the coding sequence AGGACTTACTAAATCAATCTGCTAACATCCTAATTACAGCTCACAAAAGTCCTGATGGAGATAGCGTAGGTAGCTCTTTAGGACTTTATCATTATTTGAAAGTAAAAGGATACAATGTAAACATTTGTCATCCTGACGTTGCTCCGGATTTTTTACATTGGTTAATTGGTCATGATGAAATCTACAATCTTGATGATCACAAAGAAAAGGTAACTGAGATTTTTGCAAATGCAGATTTAATCTTTTGTTTAGATTACAATTCATCTTCACGAATTGGACAGATGGAAAAATTAATGAATGATGCCACTGCTAAAAAAGTAATGGTAGATCATCATAGAGACCCTGATGAAAATTTTTGTGATTTAATGTTCTCTGATATCACTTCTTGCTCTACCTCTCAACTTATATATGAGATTATTGCTGCGTCTGGAGATGAAAATATTGTGGACCCTTTGATAGGCACACCTTTATATGCAGGGATAGTAACAGATACAGGATCTTTTAGGTTCTCTTCTACTCTTCCAAAAACGCACTTAATCGCGGCTAGATTAATGGAGGCAGGTGTAAGACATTGGGAAGTTCATGAACACATTTTTGACAATAATTCTTTAGATAGAATCAGGTTGGTGAGTTATGCCATGTTAAATAAACTTGTTATTCTACCTGAATATAAAGCCGCTCATATATCATTAGGAGCAAAAGAGCTGGAATCATTTAATGCAACGAAAGGTGACACAGAAGGACTAGTCAATCAAGCTTTAGGGATAGAAGGTGTTAAAATGGCCGTATTCTTTAAAGAAGATGATGGCATTGTCAAGATAAGCTTCAGATCAAAAGGAGCTGTACCTGTGAGTGAAATGGCAAAAAATCACTTCAATGGTGGAGGACATTTAAACGCATCCGGTGGAAAATTTGTCGGTAAAATAGAAGATGCGATTGACAAATTTGTAACGATTCTACCTAGATTCGTTGATGAAAATAAAGCCTGCTTTGATGATTAG